One Ilumatobacter coccineus YM16-304 genomic window, CGGCGAGTTCGGTCGGATACGTCGCGCCCACCACGAGCCCACACTCGCCGAGCTGCGACCACTGGTCGGCGACGCGTTCGGCGACGTGCACGTACAGCGGCTTGCCGCCGTGCTCGGCCGACGACACGATCGACTGGAAGTCGTCGCCACCCGGGTTGCTGGTACGGCAGAGCAGGATGATGCCCGACCCGTCGCTGTTGTTCTTCTCGGAGAAGAACGGTTCGATCGAGTCGGTGCCGAGGTACGGGTTGACCGTGACGGCGTGCGCTCCGTATCGGCCGAACGCCTCGTGCGCATAGTGATCGGCGGTGGAACCGATGTCGCCGCGTTTCGCGTCGAGGATCAGCGTGACATCGGGGTGGTTCTCGCGGATGTACGTGCAGATGTTCTCGAGCGCCTGCTCACCACGCTGGCTGGCGAAGTAGGCGATCTGCGGTTTGAATGCGCAGGCGATGTCGGCGGTGGCGTCGATGATCGCCCGGCAGAAGCGCTCGGTCGCATCGGGAGCACCGTCGAACACCGATGGATAGCGGGCCGGGTCGGGGTCGAGACCGACGCAGAGCATCGATCCGGCAGCGGTCCAGGAACGTTCGAGTTGCGCATGGAATCCCACGCCGCCGAACCTACCGGTCGCCGAGCAGGTCGAGCAGATACTGGCGAGGCGTCGTGAGCAGTTCGGAGGCGGCGCAGGCGTCGGCGTCGGCGGGCGCAGCGCCGTCGGCCCACACGACCAGTGGCCGGTCGCTGTGGCCGAGGTCGACTCGCGCCAACGGATCGGTGGTGACACTCACGCCACGCACGTCGTCCGGACAGCTCAGTTCGACGATGCGGACCGCATGGGCCAGCACGTCGCGCGGGATCGGTCGGTCGAGCAGCGACGCCGGCACGTGGCGGATACCGGGGTCGAGCGAGCGGGCTTGCTTCACCACGAGCCGCGTCGGCTCGACGGTGCCGTCGAGGCGCGCCGGCCAGCCGGCGTCCATCGTCCGGAACTCGAAGTCGAGGGTGATCGAGCTGCTCCGCTGCTCGACGGTGAGCGCCTCGTTGGCCCGTGCGAGCCAGGTCGTGGCGACGTCGAGCAACTGATCGAACAGCTCGGTGAGCGCTTTGTCGTCGAGCACTTCGTCGGAGTCGGCGATCGACGACGTGGCGACGCGCTCGATGGCGAGGTCGCCGCCGGCGGTCTGTCGGACCACGCGGACGATCTCGGGCGACGCGTCGTCGTCGACCGTCGCGTTGGTCACGCTCACCGCGCCGGCCTGGACGTTGACCTCCATCACCGCAGCGGTGCCCGGCTCGGGGCGGATCGTGAGCGTCGCGACGCCGTTGTTCAGTTCGAGTTCGTCGTCGAAGCGAGGGTGGACCAACACGGCCATCGCCCCGCTGGCGTGGTCGACGTTCTCGCGGCGACGCTCCTCGAAGGCGATCGAGCTCCAGTACGAACTCCAGGTGCGCAGGATCGCTCGTTCGATGGTGCGATGGTGGTCGTCGCTGTCGGCGAGCAGTTCGGGGTCGACGAAGCCGGTGTTCGAGTCGTAGAGGCCCGCACCGTTGAATCCCTCGATGTCTTCGACGCTGCTCGAAGATCGAAAGCGCAGCCCCTGGGTCGGGGAGAGGTCGGCGAAGCCGGCCCGGATCTCGGCGGTCAGCAGCGACAGCGTGGTCGGGTCGATCGGGCGGCTTCGAACGAGCCGGACCAAGCCGTCGCCGGCCAACACGTCCCCGAGCGGTGTGTCGGCGTTGGCGTCGGTGAAGTCGTCGGCGAACGACGCATCGGCATCGGACGGGAAGCGCTCGTCGTACTCGTCGCGTCCTTCGAGGAGGAGGAACCGGCTGCGCACCGACGAGTCGCCCGCTGCGTGCTGGAGCACGGCGTCGATCTCGTCGGCGAACTGCGCTTCGTGCTCGCGGTACGAACGAACGGTGATCGCCAGCGCATCGGTGGGCATCGTGACGGTGCCGGGTGTGGCCAACTCGACGAACCCGACCGCCTTTCCGCCGATCAGGGGGCGGAGCGATCCGAGCGTGGCGGCGTCGAGCGTGGTGTCGATGTCGTCGATGCGTCGCGTGTACGGGGCGGTCGTCAGGTCGACCGCCGGTACCGAGATCGGAGCGAGGCCCTGAGCGGCCTGCCAGCCGGCGTACTCGTCGTCGGTGAGCGGGATGATCTCGAGGGTGCCGTCGTCGGTCGCGCTGACGAGTACGGGTGCCCGGACGCGGCCGAGTTGATCGAGGGTCGGGTCGTCGGCGAGCCCGGCGAGGAACGCGTTGGGAATCCCTCGGTTGAGGGCGAGGACGTTGACGTGGGCGAGTGGGGTCTGCGGTGTGCCGGTGATGAGCCCGTTGCCGGGCGGGAGGTCGTCGGGGGCGACGTCGATCGCGACGATGTCGTCGGGCCCGGCGTCGCCGAGCGACCATCGGCCGCCGTCGGTCACCACGAGGAGCCGTCCGGCGGCGACGCCTGACGAGTAGACCTGAGTGTCGCCGGGATTCGAGAGCTCGTCGTAGCCGACGATGCGATCTCGATCGGGGCCGTCGGCGCGTTCGATCGCCGCAGCGGTGATCTCCTGTGGACGCGAACGCGGGACCCATTGGAGCCGTTCGGCGATCTCGTCGGGCACCGATGCGCCGATGACGTCGAAGTAGGTCTCCATCTGCTCGAGCGTGACCTCGTCGCTGTACTCGAGTTCGATCACCCAGCGGTCCGTGCCGGTGTCGGGGTCGGGGGTGCGGATGAGCGCACCGAGACCGATCCGGCGATCGGCTGACGCGTCGAGCGCGCTGGCGTAGAAGGCGGGGGAGTAGAGGCGATCGAGCGTGGTGAACCGGAGGTCGAGTGGGAGCCGGTCGCGGTGTTCGTCGGCCCACGCGTAGAGCTCGGCGACGGAGTCGAACGACAGGCCGTCGACGGGCGCGGTGTCGAAGCCGCGGACGGTCAGGCCGTTGACGAGCTGGAACCAGTACCACTCGTCGTGGAGGGTGTAGAAGCCGCTGTCGAGCCAGACGATCCCGGGGTCGGTGCTGAACTCGGTGATCGAGAACTTCACGACCGACTGGTCGCCGAGGCCGTCACGGGCGAGCGCGTCGTAGTCGGCGACGGTACGAAGCCGGTCGGCGGTGCGCGAGGCGGGGTCGACGAGCGGCGCACCGTCGGGCACGGTCGTCGGTGCGGTGGTCGTGCTCGGAGCGAGCGACGTGGTCGTCGACGGGGCGGTCGACTCGCCAGACCCGGTGCACGCCGCGGCGAGCAGCGCCAGGCCCACGACGATCGAGATGACACGCTTCATGTCGGTTCAGACGTTCGAACCGGGCGCCGGGTTCCCCGGCAGGTGCTCAGGTGACCGTGATCGCGGCGGTCGGACACATGTCGGCCGCCTCGTTGACCTTGTCGGCCAACTCGGCACCCGGCTCCTCCTGGAGCACGTAGAGGTAGCCGTCACTGCGGACCTCGAAGACCTCGGGGCAGACCTGCATGCAGGCGCCGGTGGATGCGCAGAGATCGAAGTCGACAGAGACCTTCATGATGTTTCCCCCAAGAGGCTGGTGATCGGTGACGGTGTGTTCAGTTCTTGGCCTGACGGTAGCCGTCGGCGGTGGCCGCCTCGGCATCGGTGTAGCAACGCTCCGGCTTGGTGCGGTCGTAGAAGCGGCCGCCGGGTACGTGGAAGATGCCGGACTTGTCGTTGGCCTTGATCGGATGCGAGATCGGACACGATCCGTCGTCGAGCGCGTCGACCCAACCCGTGGGTGCCGGTGCGTCAGCCGTGGGGCTGGCCGGCGTCACCGGCGCGAGTGGCGGCCACTCGGGCGGGTCGAGCGCATCGACGTCGCGCTGGTCGCGCCACCACGAGTACGCCGCACCGCCCGCTGCGGCGATCAGCACGACCCAGAGCGAGCGGCGGACCATCGCAACGAGCAGCGTCATGTGTGCAGGTTACAGCTGGCGTTCGAACGCTGCGAGAACCGCTCGCAGCGACGCCGTGGTGATGTTCGCACTCTTGCCGACACCCCAACGGATGTCTCCACCGCCGCGCACCGTCTCGATGTAGGCGACCGCGCTGGTGTTGGCACCCTGCCCGATCGCGTGCTCCGAGTAGTCGAGCACGTCGAACTCACCGCTCACCCGCTCACCGAACTCGAGCAACAGCGCGGCGACGAATGCTTCGACCGGCCCGTCGCCTTCTCCACGGATCGACCGTGGCGCACCATCGACCTCGACTTGAGCTTGAATCACGGTCCGACCACTGTGTTCGGACGAGCTGGTGTTGAGCTCGTGCGACTTCAAGACGAATCGCGGCTCCGACGGCAGGTACTCACTCTGGAACTGGTCCCACATGAGTCCCGGGCTGATCTCGGTGCCGGTGTCTTCGGTGATGTGCTGGATCGTCTTCGAGAACTCGATCTGGAGGCGGCGCGGCAGGTCGAACCCGTGCTCGGTCTTCATCACGTAGGCGACGCCGCCCTTGCCCGACTGGCTGTTGACCCGGATCACGGCCTCGTAGCTGCGTCCGACGTGCTTCGGATCGATCGGCAGGTACGGCACGGCGAACATGTCGTACTCGCCGGTGGCGGGGTCACGCTTGGCATCGAGCGCGTCGAGACCCTTCTTGATCGCGTCCTGGTGGCTGCCGGAGAACGCCGTGTAGACGAGGTCGCCGACGTACGGATGGCGTGGCGAGACGGGCAGGCGGTTGCAGTACTCGGCGACACGACGCAGTTTGTCGATGTCCGACACGTCCAAGCGTGGGTCGACGCCGTTCATGAACAGGTTCATGGCGAGGTTGACGACGTCGACGTTGCCGGTGCGCTCGCCGTTGCCGAACAAGGTGCCCTCCACGCGATCGGCGCCCGCCATCACGCCGAACTCCGCTGCGGCGACGGCGCAGCCTCGATCATTGTGCGGGTGCAGCGACACGATCACCGCGTCACGCTGCGGAATCGTGCGGCCGAACCACTCGATCACGTCGCCGTAGACGTTGGGGGAGTAACACTCGACCGTTGCTGGAAGGTTCAGGATGATCGGCTCGTCGGGAGTGGGGGCGATGACGCCCATGACGGCTTCGCACACCTCGATGGCGTACTCCGGCTCGGTCAACGTGAAGCTCTCGGGGCTGTACTCGTAGCGGATCTGCGTGCGGCTGCCGTCGGGGAGTACCGGCAGGTCGGCCTCGGCGGCCTTGCACATCGTCGCCCCGTTGACGGCGACGTCCTTGATACCGGCCTTGTCGAGGTTGAACACGACCTCGCGCTGCAGCGGGTTGGTCGAGTTGTAGAAGTGGACGATCGCCCGTGGGGCGCCGGCGAGCCCTTCGTAGGTGCGTTCGATGAGTTCGGGGCGGCACTGGACCAGCACCTGGATCCAGACGTCGTCGGGGATCAGGTCGTCGTCGATGAGCTGGCGCAGGAAGTCGAAGTCGGGCTGGCTGGCCGACGGGAAGCCGATCTCGATCTCCTTGAAGCCCATGGCGACGAGTTCGGTGAACATCCGCAGCTTGCGGGCAGGGTCCATCGGGTCGATGAGGGCCTGGTTGCCGTCGCGGAGGTCGACCGAGCACCAGATCGGTGCTGCATCGATCGTGACGTTGGGCCACGTGCGGTCGTCGAGCACGATCGGCACGAACGGTGCGTACTTGTCGAACGGCATCGGGGTCGGTTGAGCGGGTTGCGGGGGCATCGGATTCTCCGGATTCTTCGAGCGGGGTTGGGACGTACGGCGGGTGAAAAATGAAAGAGCCCCCGACCTGGGCGGCGGGGGCAAACGGGCGAACGCAAAAAGACGGCGTTCGCCCTACATAAGGAGAAGCAGCGTCGGTGCGAGATCGATCACGAGCTCCAGGGTAGCACCAGGTTCGGTTTCCGCCGCGACCTTTCATGTCACCGGAGCGTCATGTCTGGGTGAAGGAACGCAGAATGACGACGGATCGGGTCACGGAGCGTGGAATACTCGTCACTGATGATGTCTGAACGTCGCGCCCGTCATCGTCTCGGCCGGGTGGCCGGGGCGTTCCTGCTCACGTTGACGATGCTGCAGGTGGGGGTCGATGGCGGGTTCAGAGGAAGTGACGCCGACGCGGCGTTGATCCAGAGCTTCACCCCGCCGGCGTACACGACCAACACGACGGGTGCGATCGACATCATCGGCAACGGGCTGATGACCTGTGGCACCAGCACCAACTGCATCAACACCCTCAACGGTACGCGCAACAGCGGCAACGGATCGTTCACCATGATCGACCTCGACGCCGACGACGGTGTGCTCACCGCAGCGCAGTCCGGACAGACCACGAACTCGTCGATGGCCGTCTACGCGCCCCCGGCCGGCAGCACCGTGCTCTACGCCAGTCTCCACTGGAGTGCGAACTCCAACAGTTCGGCGCGCAACCGGCTCAGTCTGTTGCCACCCGGTGCGACGAATTATCAGACGATCACGGGCACCGTGGCCAACCTCGGCAGCCTGTACCAGACCTCGGCCGACATCACCTCGATCGTGCAAGCGGCCGGACCGGGCGACTACTGGGCCGGCAACATCCAGCGAACGCAGGGCGGTGGACAGTACGCCGGCTGGTCGATGGTCGTCGTCTACGAGAACGGTGGGTTGCCGGTGCGCAACCTCACCGTGTTCGACGGCTTCGGGCGTGTCACCAGTCAGACCAACGACAACGTGCTCGACGTGCCGATCAGCGGGTTCCTCACGCCGCCGCTCGGTGCCGTCAACGCCGAGATCGGCATCGTCGCGTACGAAGGCGACCGCAACATCACCGGCGACCAGGTGCTCATCGACACCAACCCCGGCCCGGTCACCACGTTCGCCAACCTGACCGACGCGTCGAACCCGACGACGAACTTCGGCAACGGCACCATCACCGATGCCGGCATTCCCACCGCCACCGGCCTCCCGGTCGACGTCAACAACCTCAACGTCGACATCGACGAGTTCGCCACGGTCAACACCCTCGCGAATTCGCAGACCGACACGACCATCCGCTTCCAGACGGTCGGCGACTGGTGGTACCCCGGTGTGCTCACCACCGCGATCGACCTGTTCGTCCCACAGTTCCCCGAGGTCAACAAGACGGTCGTCGACCTCAACGGCGGCGACGCGGTGCCGGGCGACGTGCTCGAGTACGACGTCGTGTTCGAGAACACCGGCAACGACTTCGCCGACAACAGCGTCGTCAGCGATGTCATACCGGCCGGCACCACCTACGTGCCCGGCTCGATCCAGATCGGTGGCGTGGCCAAGTCCGACACGCCGGGCAACGACGAAGCCGAGTTCACCGGCTCCGAGGTCGTCGCCCGCGTCGGAACCGGCGCCACTCCGCTCTTCGGTGGAACGATCGCTCCGGGCGACTCGGTCGAGGTCTCGTTCCAGGTCACGATCGACGACGCCGCATCGGGGACCACGATCGAGAACGTGGCGACGCTCGACTATCGGGCTCGCACGATCGGGCAGGACTTCCAGTTCGACAGCAACCAGGTCGACACGCCGGTGCCGCCGCGGGCGCGGCTCAGCGTGACGAAGTCGGGGTCACCCGACCCCGTCGTCGCCGGTGAGAACGTCACCTGGACGATCGAGGTGGCCAACGCGGGCCCGAACACGGCCACCGGCGTCACCCTCGACGACGTGCTCGTCGGGAACACGTTCGTCTCGGTCAGCGGCGCGACCTGCGCCGGGGCGAGCGCAGGCGACACCACGCTCGGTTGCACACTCGCCGACATCCCGGCGGGCTCGAGCAGCACGGTCACGCTCGTGGCTGCGACCGACCCGGCGCTCGCTCCCGGTTCGAGCGCGTCCGACACCGTCACGGTCGACGCCGCGCAGGACGACGACGATCTCAGCGACAACTCGGCGTCGGCACAGGTCGCCATCGACACCGAAGCCGACCTCACGATCGTCAAGGCCGACGTCGCCGACCCGGTCGCAGCTGGTGCAACCGTCGACTACACGTTGACGGTCACGAACGCCGGCCCGTCCGATGCCGCCGACGTCGTGATCTCCGACCAGACCGACGGCCAGTTCGCGGTCACCTCGGTGTCGTTGGCCGGGGGCGTTGCCGGCACCTGCTCGGTCGCCACGCGATCGTGTGCACTCGACGACCCGCTCGCTCCCGGCGACTCGGTCACGATGAACGTGTCGGCCACCGTCGACGGTGACGCCTCCGCCACGATCGAGAACCGCGGCACGGTCACCTCGTCGACCACCGACCCGACCCCCGGCGACAACACCGACCTCGAAACGACCACCGTCACCCCGGTCGCCGACGTCTCGGTGGTCAAGACGACCGTCGACGCGCCGGTCGTCGCCGGTGAACAGGTGACCTACAGCATCGTCGTGTCGAACGCCGGGCCGTCGGCAGCCGCAAACGTCACGTTGTCCGACCCGCTCCCGGCCGGCCTCAGCTTCGTCAGTGCCGCCACCACCCAGGGGGCGTGTCCCGGTACCGGGCCGGTCACCTGCAACTTCGGGTCGATCGGCGCCGGCGGCTCCGTCACGGTGACCGTCGTCGCCGACGTGGCCGACACCGCGACCGGTGCAGCACTCGCCAACACCGCAACGGTTGCGAGCCCGACCGACACGACGCCTGGCAACAACGAGAGCACCGCCAACGACACCGTGCTCAACTCGGCCGACCTCCGCCTCAACAAGGAGATCGACGAGTCGACGCTGGCGGCAGGCGCGGCGTACACGTACACGCTCACGACCATCAACGACGGCCCGTCCGAGACCAGCGGCACGGTCACCGTCACCGACACGATCCCGGTGGTCCTCGGCACACCGACTGCAGCAGCAGGCAGCGGTTGGACGTGCAACATCTCCGGGCAGGACGTCACCTGCACCCGCACCACGCCGATCCCGGTCGGCGGGACCGCGCCGCTCACGATCTCCGGTACAGCGCCGGCCGGCTCGCCTCCCGGACTCGCGGTCAACGATGCGTCGGTCTCGTACCCGACCGACCCCGACCCGGCGAACAACGACGCCGACGCCACCACCGAACTCGCACTCGAAGCCGACGTGCGCATCGACAAGGAGTGGACCACCGCCACGGCGACAGCCGGCGGCCCAGCGACCTTCACCCTCGTCGTCACCAACTCCGGCCCGTCGATCGCACCCGACGTCAGCATCACCGACGTCCTGCCGGGCGGGATGACCGTGACGGACGCATCCGGCACCGGGGTCTCCTGCAACCCACCGGGCACCGGTTCGGTGTCGTGTTCCGCCGATCTTCCGATGGCCCCCGGCGCCTCGCTCACGATCACCGTCGACGTCGACGTGCCCGCCGATCTCGCTGCGGGGCAACTCAACAACACCGCGACCGTGGCGAGCACCGCCAACGACCGCAACCCGTCGAACAACACCGACGTCGATGGCATCGACATCGTCCGTCTCGCCGACCTCGGGGTCACCAAGGTCGCCACCGACACGTCGCCGGTTGCCGGCGAGAGCGTCGAGTTCACCGTGGTCGTCACCAACGACGGTCCCTCGACCGCCAACGCCACGTTCGTCGGCGACGCGCTGCCGGTCGGCATGACGTTGAGCACGTTCCCGAGCCCGCTGTGTTCCGACAACGCCGGGTCGCTCTCGTGCGACCTGGGGGTCGTGCAGCCGGGCGCCGCGAACGCTGTCACCATCGTCTACACCGCCGTGATCGACCCGAGCGTCGCCGACGGCACTCCGCTGACCAACACGGCGACCGCCTCGTCGCCCGACCCCGACCCCACGCCGGCGACCGTCGACGAAGTCGTCACGGTGGCCGCCGAGGCCGACCTGATCGTCACGAAGACGGCGTCGGCCGATCCGGCCACGCCCGGCGGCACCCTCACCTACACGATCACGGTCGACAACGACGGGCCGTCCGACGCTCAGGGCGTCACGATTGCCGACCCGCCGCCTGTCGGGTTCACCCCGACCTCGGCGGCCTCGACGATCGGCTCCTGCGACCTCACCGTCGACTGCACGATCGGCACGCTCGAAGCCGGCGCCACCGCGGTCATCACGATCACCGGCGACGTGGCCTCCGGCATCACGGGCAACCTCACCAACACCACCGGCGCCGTCGCGTCGACCACCACGTTGATCAACACTGGCGACGACGTCGGCACGGTCACCGTCGCCACCGCGCCCGCTGCCGACCTGCAGATCTCGAAGTCGGCGAGCCCCACGACGATCGCCGCAGGTGGCGGCAACGTCACCTTCGTGGTCGCCGTGTCGAACAACGGGCCCTCCGATGCGATGTCGACGGTGGTCACCGACTCGCTGCCCGCCGGCTTCGTCGTCGACTCGGTCACGCCGAGCCAGGGTTCGTGCTCGTCCGACACGAGTTGTGAGCTCGGCACCGTCGTGGCGGGTGCCGCCCCGGCCACCATCACCTATGTCGGTTACTTCCCGAGCACCGCCGCGGCGGGCACGGTCACGAACGAAGCGACCGTGACCTCGCCGACCGATCCGGGCGGGCCGAGTGTCGCCACCGCCGACGTCGCGATCACCACGTCGGCCGACGTGTCGGTGGCCAAGTCCGGACCCGTCACCGTCAATGCGGGTGACGCGGTGCAGTACAACATCGCCGTCCAGAACGCCGGCCCGTCGGTCGCCGAAGCGGTGACGCTCACCGACGTGCTCGACGCAGCACAACTCGACGCCGCCAACGCCACGGTCACGCCGTCGCCGGCCTGTGCCAACAACAGCGGCACGATCGACTGCTCCTTCGGCGATCTCCCCGTCGGTGCGTTGATCACCGTCGTCGTCCAGGTCGACGCCCTGCCCGACGCGACGGTCGGCGCGGCCGCCTTGTCGAACACCGCCACGATCGACTCCGCCACCGCCGACCCGACTCCGGCCAACGACACGTCGTCGGCATCGACCGACGTGACTCGTGAGAGCGACGTCGCAGTGGTCAAATCCGGACCCACCGGCTTCGTCGCCG contains:
- the leuA gene encoding 2-isopropylmalate synthase, with product MPFDKYAPFVPIVLDDRTWPNVTIDAAPIWCSVDLRDGNQALIDPMDPARKLRMFTELVAMGFKEIEIGFPSASQPDFDFLRQLIDDDLIPDDVWIQVLVQCRPELIERTYEGLAGAPRAIVHFYNSTNPLQREVVFNLDKAGIKDVAVNGATMCKAAEADLPVLPDGSRTQIRYEYSPESFTLTEPEYAIEVCEAVMGVIAPTPDEPIILNLPATVECYSPNVYGDVIEWFGRTIPQRDAVIVSLHPHNDRGCAVAAAEFGVMAGADRVEGTLFGNGERTGNVDVVNLAMNLFMNGVDPRLDVSDIDKLRRVAEYCNRLPVSPRHPYVGDLVYTAFSGSHQDAIKKGLDALDAKRDPATGEYDMFAVPYLPIDPKHVGRSYEAVIRVNSQSGKGGVAYVMKTEHGFDLPRRLQIEFSKTIQHITEDTGTEISPGLMWDQFQSEYLPSEPRFVLKSHELNTSSSEHSGRTVIQAQVEVDGAPRSIRGEGDGPVEAFVAALLLEFGERVSGEFDVLDYSEHAIGQGANTSAVAYIETVRGGGDIRWGVGKSANITTASLRAVLAAFERQL
- the pyrF gene encoding orotidine-5'-phosphate decarboxylase, producing the protein MGFHAQLERSWTAAGSMLCVGLDPDPARYPSVFDGAPDATERFCRAIIDATADIACAFKPQIAYFASQRGEQALENICTYIRENHPDVTLILDAKRGDIGSTADHYAHEAFGRYGAHAVTVNPYLGTDSIEPFFSEKNNSDGSGIILLCRTSNPGGDDFQSIVSSAEHGGKPLYVHVAERVADQWSQLGECGLVVGATYPTELADVRTIVGDLPLLVPGVGAQGGDAATVMEHGASAAGRGLIVSSSRAILYASAGDDFAEAARAEAEKTAASLRSRA
- a CDS encoding sunset domain-containing protein translates to MTLLVAMVRRSLWVVLIAAAGGAAYSWWRDQRDVDALDPPEWPPLAPVTPASPTADAPAPTGWVDALDDGSCPISHPIKANDKSGIFHVPGGRFYDRTKPERCYTDAEAATADGYRQAKN
- a CDS encoding ferredoxin, with the translated sequence MKVSVDFDLCASTGACMQVCPEVFEVRSDGYLYVLQEEPGAELADKVNEAADMCPTAAITVT
- a CDS encoding PEP/pyruvate-binding domain-containing protein; the protein is MKRVISIVVGLALLAAACTGSGESTAPSTTTSLAPSTTTAPTTVPDGAPLVDPASRTADRLRTVADYDALARDGLGDQSVVKFSITEFSTDPGIVWLDSGFYTLHDEWYWFQLVNGLTVRGFDTAPVDGLSFDSVAELYAWADEHRDRLPLDLRFTTLDRLYSPAFYASALDASADRRIGLGALIRTPDPDTGTDRWVIELEYSDEVTLEQMETYFDVIGASVPDEIAERLQWVPRSRPQEITAAAIERADGPDRDRIVGYDELSNPGDTQVYSSGVAAGRLLVVTDGGRWSLGDAGPDDIVAIDVAPDDLPPGNGLITGTPQTPLAHVNVLALNRGIPNAFLAGLADDPTLDQLGRVRAPVLVSATDDGTLEIIPLTDDEYAGWQAAQGLAPISVPAVDLTTAPYTRRIDDIDTTLDAATLGSLRPLIGGKAVGFVELATPGTVTMPTDALAITVRSYREHEAQFADEIDAVLQHAAGDSSVRSRFLLLEGRDEYDERFPSDADASFADDFTDANADTPLGDVLAGDGLVRLVRSRPIDPTTLSLLTAEIRAGFADLSPTQGLRFRSSSSVEDIEGFNGAGLYDSNTGFVDPELLADSDDHHRTIERAILRTWSSYWSSIAFEERRRENVDHASGAMAVLVHPRFDDELELNNGVATLTIRPEPGTAAVMEVNVQAGAVSVTNATVDDDASPEIVRVVRQTAGGDLAIERVATSSIADSDEVLDDKALTELFDQLLDVATTWLARANEALTVEQRSSSITLDFEFRTMDAGWPARLDGTVEPTRLVVKQARSLDPGIRHVPASLLDRPIPRDVLAHAVRIVELSCPDDVRGVSVTTDPLARVDLGHSDRPLVVWADGAAPADADACAASELLTTPRQYLLDLLGDR